The following proteins are encoded in a genomic region of Corylus avellana chromosome ca4, CavTom2PMs-1.0:
- the LOC132178209 gene encoding uncharacterized protein LOC132178209: MGNYISCTLATPLIKNKKAARVIFPGGEIRHCHETFNAAELMLECPNYFLVNSQSLHIGRRFSALAADEELEFGNVYIMFPMKRVNSIVTAADMAALFMAANSAAKRISGGKVRILPDSEGGREEVGAAAEESGSRLSLEGVDEVFASPEFKFRLSVCRSRKPGLETITEEPIRSR; encoded by the coding sequence ATGGGGAACTATATTTCGTGCACTCTCGCCACCCCTTTGATCAAGAACAAGAAGGCGGCGAGGGTGATCTTCCCGGGCGGCGAAATCCGGCACTGCCATGAGACCTTCAACGCGGCGGAGCTCATGCTCGAGTGCCCCAATTATTTCCTAGTCAACTCTCAGTCCCTTCACATTGGGAGGAGATTCTCCGCCCTCGCCGCCGACGAGGAGCTAGAGTTTGGAAACGTCTACATCATGTTTCCCATGAAGAGGGTCAACTCTATTGTCACGGCGGCCGATATGGCGGCTCTTTTCATGGCGGCCAACTCGGCGGCCAAGCGGATATCCGGCGGCAAGGTCAGGATCCTGCCGGATTCCGAAGGCGGCAGGGAAGAGGTGGGTGCGGCGGCGGAGGAAAGTGGGTCGAGATTGAGTTTGGAGGGAGTTGATGAGGTGTTCGCGTCGCCGGAGTTCAAGTTTAGGTTATCTGTGTGCCGGTCAAGGAAGCCGGGGTTGGAGACAATTACAGAAGAGCCCATTCGTTCAAGATAA
- the LOC132178210 gene encoding GDSL esterase/lipase 6 codes for MDKKAMSFLILVLIIVLSTVVSSDEKTKYSPAIFSFGDSILDAGNNRFLKNSTIRADFPPYGSSFFPNPTGRFTNGRTVPDFISRFLGIDFQKPYMESNAGVLSGSLKSYPSNGVNFASGGSGILPGTKNAQGVIPLEEQLQQFQTMVLQNQIDLSLIQKSLFFFESGSNDIFDFFASPEETRVDPEEHVQLMLSQVTKFVKRIYSLGARRIVLLSLPPVGCAPGRAMLQDSPIKRCDDDMNEMVKRYNHGLHKLAKHVEFNYPGSLGTYGAIYDILKFQIVLGFFSEFADVKTACCGGGALGGERQCGVRGYTICENPDDFLFWDSFHPTQRAYELIANDLWNGWIANISPYNLITLADLELIPAA; via the exons aTGGATAAGAAAGCGATGAGCTTTCTCATACTAGTCCTAATTATTGTCCTTTCTACAGTAGTTAGTTCCGATGAGAAAACGAAATATTCTCCGGCAATCTTCAGTTTTGGGGACTCCATCCTGGACGCCGGGAACAACCGCTTCTTGAAGAACTCCACAATCCGAGCAGATTTCCCGCCGTACGGATCAAGTTTCTTCCCCAACCCCACTGGGAGGTTCACTAATGGAAGAACAGTGCCAGACTTCATTT CCCGGTTCCTTGGCATTGATTTCCAGAAACCATACATGGAGTCAAACGCTGGCGTTTTGAGTGGAAGCCTCAAGTCTTATCCAAGCAATGGAGTCAATTTTGCTAGCGGAGGCAGTGGTATTTTGCCGGGCACAAAAAATGCTCAA GGAGTGATCCCACTGGAAGAGCAGTTACAACAATTCCAAACAATGGTGCTACAAAATCAGATCGATTTAAGTTTGATCCAAAAGTCGCTCTTCTTCTTCGAGTCGGGGTCCAATGACATATTCGACTTCTTCGCATCTCCTGAAGAGACTCGAGTGGACCCAGAAGAGCACGTGCAACTCATGCTTTCTCAAGTGAcaaaatttgttaaaagaatatatagCCTGGGTGCTCGCCGGATTGTTTTACTCTCTCTGCCTCCGGTGGGTTGTGCTCCGGGTAGGGCCATGTTGCAAGATTCTCCGATCAAAAGGTGCGACGACGATATGAACGAAATGGTGAAGAGATACAACCATGGCTTGCATAAATTGGCTAAACACGTTGAATTCAACTATCCCGGTTCGCTCGGGACTTACGGTGCAATTTATGACATTCTCAAATTCCAAATCGTTTTAGGATTCTTCagtg AATTTGCTGACGTGAAAACGGCATGTTGTGGGGGCGGGGCCCTTGGAGGAGAGAGGCAGTGTGGGGTAAGGGGTTATACGATTTGTGAAAACCCGGATGATTTCTTGTTCTGGGATTCATTCCATCCGACGCAGCGTGCGTATGAGCTCATCGCAAATGATTTATGGAACGGTTGGATTGCTAACATTAGTCCTTATAATTTGATCACTCTTGCTGATCTCGAACTTATTCCTgctgcttga
- the LOC132178120 gene encoding uncharacterized protein LOC132178120 gives MSNQAEEDPMAKATIAVEDLYNIRDTYFPANLDEKISKLQKESDLALKLLDSVPSEQRKSPMQRATYEYLRGKILDVFPDYRKEAEDHLSKAVKLNPSLTDAWLCLGNCIWKKGDLSSAKNCFTLALSKGPNKKLLCQLSMLERKMAQGTENEAKLVEESIQHGREAITLDVKDGNSWYNLGNACLTSFFVTGAWDHSKLLQSLKAYQNAEKDERMKSNPDLYFNCATVNKYLENYERALSGFEAAALKDPGLNATDEVQKLVNLLDKLENMLKGHARAKRLASLVSLLDAVNLNSSYKRATIDLLSVGLNKAVAVVGKVLFFIKHESVAPLYYLVCDSNQICFVLSVYGIHNDAIKEGDQLTLLEPCYRFIDFSWKEKHYQFKSIRVDFLEQALVNGKALPPRHAIRTSIYAQHKP, from the exons ATGAGCAACCAAGCAGAAGAAGATCCAATGGCCAAAGCCACAATTGCAGTCGAGGATCTTTACAACATTCGGGACACGTATTTTCCTGCAAACCTAGATGAGAAAATCTCCAAACTGCAAAAAGAGTCCGATCTCGCTCTCAAGCTCCTCGATTCTGTTCCTTCAG AACAAAGGAAATCACCCATGCAGCGTGCAACATATGAATATCTGAGAGGAAAGATACTAGATGTATTTCCAGACTACAGGAAAGAAGCAGAGGATCATCTCTCAAAAGCT GTTAAGTTGAATCCATCTCTTACAGATGCTTGGTTATGTTTAGGCAACTGCATTTGGAAGAAGGGAGATCTATCTTCAGCAAAGAACTGCTTCACTCTTGCATTAAGCAAG GGCCCTAACAAAAAATTACTTTGTCAGTTGTCCATGCTTGAAAGAAAAATGGCTCAAG GAACTGAGAATGAGGCAAAACTTGTGGAGGAAAGCATTCAACATGGCAGGGAAGCTATTACTTTGGATGTCAAGGATGGGAATTCCTGGT ACAACCTAGGAAATGCGTGTCTTACAAGTTTTTTTGTGACTGGAGCTTGGGATCATAGCAAACTTCTGCAGTCATTGAAAGCATACCAAAATGCT GAGAAAGATGAAAGAATGAAGTCCAATCCAGACCTTTATTTTAATTGTGCCACT GTAAACAAATATCTAGAGAACTATGAGAGGGCCCTTAGTGGATTTGAAGCTGCTGCTTTAAAGGATCCTGGTCTCAATGCCACAGATGAGGTTCAAAAGCTGGTTAACCTTCTTGACAAGTTGGAGAATATGTTGAAG ggGCATGCTAGAGCTAAACGACTAGCATCTTTAGTGTCATTACTGGATGCTGTTAATT TGAATTCCTCATACAAAAGAGCCACTATAGATCTTCTGTCAGTGGGTCTAAACAAAGCAGTAGCAGTAGTTGGAAAAGTGCTATTCTTCATTAAGCATGAGAGTGTCGCTCCCCT atACTATCTGGTATGTGATTCAAATCAAATATGCTTCGTTCTATCGGTGTATGGTATACACAATGACGCG ATCAAAGAAGGCGATCAGCTAACCCTATTGGAACCTTGTTATCGTTTCATTGATTTTTCTTGGAAGGAAAAG CACTACCAGTTCAAATCAATCCGTGTCGATTTCTTGGAACAAGCTCTTGTGAATGGGAAAGCCCTGCCTCCTCGCCACGCAATCCGTACATCAATCTATGCACAACATAAACCATGA
- the LOC132178211 gene encoding uncharacterized protein LOC132178211 has product MHLFTTLAAGSSSTLRPFLPASVLPTRRHCGLRAALEDKKNNEFPESYPMNGGVGAYSYAQNSKYQRGSVEAAKEMIKEAIVKKFDINTPSTPSNTIFVADLGCSTGPNTFMAVENIVDAIKHKYQLSKDHDEIPEFQVFFNDHSSNDFNTLFKSFPPERKYFAAGVPGSFYGRLFPKATAHVFHSSSSINWLSKVPKEITEKHSTAWNKGRIHYTNAPKEVVEAYATQHAMDMESFLCARAEELVVGGLMVLLIAAVPEVIYSSDTTIGSQIDLLGCCLMDMVKMRLVSEAKVDSINVPLYFPSLKESRAIYERNRLFSIESIEGLDIPISVQALTLTLRAALEGVFEEHFGNDMVDEAFYRYSKHLRNDIVDKNKNTLVLCVVLKRKPNYRSMEDKRNDEFPESYPMNGGDGAYSYAQNSKYQRGYVEAGKEMIKEAIVKKFDINVLSGPLNSIFVADLGCSTGPNTFLAVQNIVEALEHKYQLSKDHDEIPEFQVFFNDHSSNDFNTLFKSLPPKRKYLAAGVPGSFYGRLFPKASIHIFHSSHSLNWLSKVPKEIMNRTSPAWNKGRIHYKNAPKEVVEAYSTQYAMDMESFLFARGEELVVGGLMVLLIASVPDVILSSDFTICTHLELLESCLMDMEKMGLVSEANLDSINLPLYFPSPKELMVAIERNRRFTIESIQELGIQDKQVNVQLLTLTLRAGLGGVLEKHFGNIIMDEVFDRYSKKLANTPTLLNLNENQKTSLLSVLLKCKAND; this is encoded by the exons ATGCATCTCTTCACCACTCTTGCCGCCGGTTCTTCCTCCACCCTCCGCCCATTCCTGCCGGCGAGCGTGCTCCCCACGCGGCGCCACTGTGGCTTGCGGGCAGCCCTGGAggataaaaagaataatgaaTTTCCTGAATCATATCCGATGAATGGAGGAGTAGGAGCTTACAGCTATGCTCAAAATTCCAAATATCag AGAGGATCTGTTGAAGCAGCCAAAGAAATGATAAAGGAGGCAATTGTAAAGAAATTTGACATCAACACCCCTTCTACACCTTCAAACACAATTTTTGTTGCAGACTTGGGTTGTTCTACAGGACCCAACACCTTTATGGCAGTGGAAAACATTGTAGACGCCATAAAACACAAATACCAGCTTTCAAAAGATCATGATGAGATCCCAGAATTCCAAGTTTTCTTTAATGACCATTCCTCTAATGACTTCAACACTCTCTTCAAGTCATTCCCACCAGAGAGAAAGTACTTCGCCGCTGGGGTGCCTGGCTCTTTCTATGGCCGCCTATTTCCCAAAGCCACTGCTCACGTTTTTCACTCCTCTAGCTCTATAAACTGGCTCTCCAAGGTGCCTAAAGAGATTACTGAAAAACATTCTACTGCATGGAATAAAGGAAGGATACATTACACAAATGCTCCAAAGGAAGTTGTCGAGGCCTATGCAACTCAACATGCCATGGACATGGAGTCCTTCCTGTGTGCAAGAGCTGAAGAGCTTGTAGTTGGAGGGTTGATGGTGCTTCTCATTGCTGCTGTCCCCGAAGTCATTTACTCTTCTGACACCACCATTGGCTCACAGATAGACCTTCTGGGATGTTGCCTGATGGACATGGTAAAAATG AGATTAGTTAGTGAAGCAAAAGTGGACTCTATTAATGTGCCCCTTTATTTCCCATCTCTTAAAGAGTCAAGGGCAATCTATGAAAGAAACAGACTTTTCAGCATTGAGAGCATTGAAGGGCTAGATATCCCAATAAGCGTCCAAGCGCTTACTTTGACCCTCAGAGCTGCACTCGAAGGAGTATTTGAAGAGCATTTTGGAAATGACATGGTGGATGAGGCGTTTTATCGCTATTCTAAGCATTTGAGAAATGACATCGTGgataagaacaaaaatacatTGGTACTTTGTGTCGTTTTGAAACGCAAGCCAAAT TACAGATCGATGGAGGATAAAAGGAATGATGAATTTCCTGAATCATATCCAATGAATGGAGGAGATGGAGCATACAGTTATGCTCAAAATTCCAAATATCAg AGAGGATATGTTGAAGCGGgcaaagaaatgataaaagagGCAATTGTCAAGAAATTTGACATCAATGTCCTTTCTGGACCTTTAAACTCAATTTTTGTTGCAGACTTGGGTTGTTCAACAGGACCCAACACCTTTCTTGCAGTGCAGAACATTGTAGAGGCCTTAGAACACAAATACCAGCTTTCGAAAGATCATGATGAGATCCCAGAATTCCAAGTTTTCTTTAACGACCATTCCTCCAATGACTTCAACACTCTCTTCAAGTCATTACCACCAAAGAGAAAGTACTTAGCCGCTGGGGTGCCTGGCTCTTTCTATGGCCGCCTATTTCCCAAAGCCAGTATTCACATTTTTCACTCCTCTCATTCCCTAAACTGGCTATCCAAGGTGCCCAAAGAGATTATGAACAGAACTTCTCCTGCATGGAATAAAGGAAGGATACATTACAAAAATGCTCCAAAGGAAGTTGTGGAGGCCTATAGCACTCAATATGCCATGGACATGGAGTCCTTCCTGTTTGCCAGAGGAGAGGAGCTTGTAGTTGGAGGGTTGATGGTACTTCTCATAGCTTCTGTACCAGATGTCATTCTCTCTTCTGACTTCACCATTTGTACACATCTAGAACTTTTGGAATCTTGCCTGATGGACATGGAAAAAATG GGCTTAGTTTCTGAAGCAAATTTGGACTCTATCAATCTACCCCTTTATTTCCCATCTCCAAAAGAGTTAATGGTAGCCATTGAAAGAAATAGGCGTTTCACCATTGAGAGCATCCAAGAGTTGGGTATCCAAGACAAGCAAGTAAATGTCCAATTACTTACTTTGACCCTCAGAGCTGGACTTGGAGGAGTACTTGAAAAGCATTTTGGAAATATCATCATGGATGAGGTCTTTGATCGCTATTCTAAGAAACTTGCTAACACTCCTACTTTGTTAAACCTTaatgaaaaccaaaaaacaTCATTACTGTCTGTGCTTCTGAAATGCAAAGCAAATGATTAG